In the genome of Taurinivorans muris, one region contains:
- a CDS encoding phage tail protein, producing the protein MTQLSNSQKFKTVTTNLGRNAVAMAHATGTSIKLTHMAVGDGSGQPIEPDSTMTSLVHETYRGQINDIVINKDVEGEFTAELLIPQVVGGFFIREVGLFFEDGTMFAVGNTPLTEKTDLQSGAATDLLVRMIIRVLDAGTIEIFIDPAQVLATREFVERMLGEHDSDPNAHEEIVEKLKADIALSAQLTLIGSRSTAGGWTLLVTPDNPLFLYLHSPSNINARAYFMPKDGAVQEERTPVLLGVDELTGVKSSGVVTIIPKNDVLILEVFEISTATTIYAYQ; encoded by the coding sequence ATGACGCAATTATCCAATTCTCAGAAATTTAAAACAGTCACTACAAATCTCGGGCGGAATGCGGTGGCAATGGCGCATGCCACGGGCACAAGCATAAAGCTTACGCATATGGCGGTGGGTGACGGCAGCGGGCAGCCCATTGAACCTGATTCAACCATGACAAGCCTTGTGCATGAAACGTACAGAGGGCAAATCAACGACATTGTCATCAATAAAGACGTTGAAGGCGAATTTACGGCGGAGCTTCTTATTCCTCAAGTCGTCGGTGGATTTTTTATTCGGGAAGTGGGACTGTTTTTTGAAGACGGAACCATGTTCGCTGTCGGCAATACGCCGCTGACCGAAAAAACCGATCTTCAGTCAGGCGCGGCGACTGATTTGCTGGTGCGTATGATTATTCGTGTTTTGGACGCAGGAACCATTGAAATTTTTATAGACCCCGCCCAAGTTCTCGCAACGCGCGAATTTGTGGAGCGCATGCTTGGCGAACACGACAGCGACCCGAACGCCCACGAAGAGATTGTTGAAAAACTGAAAGCCGATATTGCGTTATCCGCTCAGCTGACGCTCATCGGCAGCCGCAGCACGGCGGGCGGCTGGACTTTGCTTGTGACACCCGATAATCCGCTTTTTCTTTATCTGCACAGTCCAAGCAACATCAACGCAAGGGCGTATTTCATGCCCAAAGACGGGGCGGTGCAGGAAGAGCGCACGCCGGTTTTGCTCGGGGTTGACGAGCTGACCGGCGTAAAAAGTTCCGGCGTTGTGACAATTATTCCCAAAAATGACGTGCTGATTTTGGAAGTTTTTGAAATTTCAACCGCAACAACGATTTATGCTTACCAGTGA